A DNA window from Mastomys coucha isolate ucsf_1 unplaced genomic scaffold, UCSF_Mcou_1 pScaffold21, whole genome shotgun sequence contains the following coding sequences:
- the LOC116100507 gene encoding serum amyloid A-3 protein produces the protein MKPSIVIIFFCFLILGVNSQRWFRFMKEAAQGSRDMWRAYSDMKKANWKNSDKYFHARGNYDAARRGPGGAWAAKVISDAREGIQKFTGRGAEDSRADQIANKWGRSGKDPNHFRPAGLPKKY, from the exons ATGAAGCCTTCCATTGTCATCATCTTTTTTTGCTTCTTGATCCTGGGAGTTAACAGCCAAAGATGGTTCCGGTTCATGAAAGAAGCTGCTCAAG GGTCTAGAGATATGTGGCGAGCCTACTCTGACATGAAGAAAGCTAACTGGAAAAACTCAGACAAATACTTCCATGCTCGGGGGAACTATGATGCTGCCCGGAGGGGCCCCGGGGGAGCCTGGGCTGCTAAAGTCATCAG CGATGCCAGAGAAGGTATTCAGAAGTTCACCGGACGCGGAGCAGAGGACTCAAGAGCTGACCAGATTGCCAACAAGTGGGGCAGGAGTGGCAAAGACCCCAACCACTTCCGACCTGCTGGTCTGCCTAAAAAATACTga